A segment of the Candidatus Woesearchaeota archaeon genome:
CCTAAAAAAATTATGGTTACGCATGTCCATCCTTCAGGTACCAAGATGGAGAAATTCTCGCATTTTGTTCCTGGCAGTTCTGGCGTGAGAAAAGCAGTTGAAGAATTAAAACCAGACATTTTATTCTGCAGCCATGTCCATGAAGCTCAGGGCATTGAAGAAAAGATTGGCAAAACAAAAGTAATCAATGTTGGGAGAGAAGGAACGATCATTGATATTTGATAAAAACATTTATAAATAAGCTTGACTTAGTAATACTTAGGTGAACTAAGTATGGTACAAGCATTAATTGAAATAGACGATAACACCAACAGGGTATTAAATATGGTTAAAGCAAAGCATGGACTAAAAGACAAAGCTCAAGCTATAAAATATGTAGTAAGTGAATACGTTGAAATAGAAAATGAACCAGAATTAAGGCCTGAATTTATTAAAAAAATGGAAGAAATAAAGAAGCAAAAGAGTATAAAAGTTGATGATTTTGCTAGACGTTATGGTTTGAAAAATAGTTAAGAGGTAAATAATGTATCATTTAGAAGTAAAACCAGAAGCAGATAAAATATTCTCGAAACTTGCAAGGAAGAGTCGAAAACAACTTGAAATAATTCATAAGAAAATCCTTGAAATCAGAGAACGACCATTTGGATATAAATTTTTAAGGGCACCATTACAGATGTTTAATCGAGTGCATATTGATAGTAGTTTTGTTATGATCTTCAAAGTTGATCATATAAAGAGGATAGTAAATATTTATTACTATGACCATCATGATGAAATATACAAATGGCGACCTAAAATAGACTAATTTGTAAACAATGTAAGATCATCCACCATAGGTATCTAAATCATCAAAAGTAAATTCCTCTTTTTTTGGCTCTTGTTTTTTATCAGAGCTTGATGAACTGCTTGAAGAAGATTCTGAACCAGAAGATGAAGAGTTTTGCGAACTAGCATTTCCAAATACATTAAACAGATTAGGGCTTGGCAAATCAATATCGCCTTGTTTATTCTCAGTATTTAATGATACTTGCTCGCCATAACCTTGATCTGCAAGTACCGTATTAAGAAAATTGACCATTTTTCTGATTTCTTCTGGAGAATCATGTTTAGTGTCAATGGTTATACGCATACCTACTCATGAGTATGCTAGTATATAAATTTTTATATGATACACAAATTTCAAACATGTTTAGCTCATTTGTTAAGGTGAGGGTAATTTTCTTGGAGCTACTACTTCCACAGGAACAACAGATTCTGGCAAATGAGGAATGTAATAAGGTCCAGAAACATAATAAGGTATTCCTAATCTTTGAACAGCAGCATAAAAATCTCCTTTAAAATCTTTAGATCCAAATACGCCTCCCAATAATATTGAAACGGGCAAACCACGGTATGTGTCACCTGGTTCTAATACAGCATATCCCCTCTCTGCAAGGTGATCTAACAATCTAGTTCCAGCATGAGGCTCAGTGCGCAATGGTTGATCTAAGATTCGATCTAAATCCAAATGAAATTCTTGAAATACAATTGATGCCATTTTGTAGAAGAGATGTTATATTGTTTATAAAATTTGTTGCAAATAACTTATCCAAACAACTTCTGATAATTGCTGTAAATAACATTCGCTACTTCTTTTGGATCCATCTTTTTAATTTCAGCAATTTTGTTAATGGTATGCATAACATTGCATGATTCATTTCTATCATCACGATTCATGCCTAAATAGGGCGCATCTGTTTCAGTTAATAGTTTTGACAAAGGAGCTTCTTTCACCCATTGCTGAAACTGACCACTTCTCACAATATTGACAGGAATAGAAAAATAAAATCCATGCTTTAAGCCTTCTAACAATAATTTTTTACTCCCAGAAAAACAATGCATTAATACCTTTGCTTTGCTTTTACTAAGCATTTCAATAACTTCAGCCTCTGCTTTTCGAGAATGCACAATTAAGGGCTTATTAATGCTGATGCTAAGATCAATAACTTGCTGAAAATGCTCTCGTTGTGTTTCACGATCTTCTGCCATGGCAAAATCCATGCCAACTTCGCCGATAGCCACAATATCGTTTTTATGTTTTTTAATTTCAGCTAAACAATCTCCAACAGTAAATGGTTTTTGCAGCCAAGGAGCTTCGCCAGTTTCTGCTTCTTTTTGCAGAGCATCAATAGGATACATTCCTAAAGCAGCTTTGACAATATCATACTTTTTTGCAAGCTCAAGAACACGTTTATTAGAATCAGGATTAACACCATTAGTAATAATAGCTTTAACACCAATTTTTTTAGCGCGGTCTATAACTTCATCTAAATCTTTCTCAAAAAACGGATGATCTAAATGTGCATGTACATCAACTAATAACATGATAAGGCTAGAATGGTGGTAATATTTATAGTTAACTTTAAAAGTACTAGAACTTTCTTCATAAACTAAGATGGCGGTAGTGGTCTAACGGCTATGATCGGGGACTGTGGATCCCTGGGCGGGAGTTCGACTCTCCCCTATCGCTCCTTTATTCTTTTATCGAAGAAATTTGGGATACCTGAAAATATACTTCAATTTAGAACTATGGGAGATCAAAATGGTTTTAAACCAGCTAAGAAATTTTGAATTTTCTACTCAGGTAGAGGAAAAAGTAATTACTATTCAGCTTAAATTTACTTGTACCATAAGAAATAGAACTGTAGAAATAGGACATAACTTTGTTAGAGAAGCCAGTAATCCAATGATTAAAGATTCTCAGGTAGTTTGCACATAACAAAGAAATTTTACTACTTCAAAGTGAATATTTATAAAGTAAAGTCAATTTCTTAATATCATGGTTAATCTGAAAGAGATTGTAGACAGGGAGTTCCATCAACTTAGGAGGCAAGACGGTACTGCCCTTGAATATGTTGATTATGTTTCTCAAGGTGGGCAAGGCCATAGTCTACTTTTCAAAGATGCTGCAGGAAATGAATATATTGGTAAACTTACTTTAAAAGATGAAATTGAAGCTGCAAGGCAAGGATTAGATGCAATTCATGGAAGAATAACAAGAGAAGTTGCAGTTTTAAAAAGATTAAATCATCCTGGAATTGCAAATGGTCTGGAAGAAGATATTTCTGAAAGATATATCTTAGTCACACGACCAAAAGTAAAAGGAAAGACATTACGAGAATATCTAACAGAAAAAGTGCAATTATCTGAATCCGAAACTGCAAAAATAATGTATGATGTTGCTACGGTATTAGATTATTTACATCATCCAGAAAAATACCATGAAGATCGGAACCCTGTTATTCATCGTGATCTTAAACCTGAAAACATTGTCATAAGAGATGCTGGAAGTATTTGCTTGATTGATTTTGGCGTAGCAAGTATGCGAGAAAGTACCTTTACACAATTTTCACGAGATGCTGGAACACTAGGATATTTAGCACCAGAATTAGGAAAAGGTGTTCCTGCCGATGAGAGGGCAGACATTTATGCATTAGGTGTTATTGGAAGAGAACTATTAACAGGAGCAAAACCTGATATTACGTGGTTTGTTGAACCATTAACATTTAAGATGGGAAAATCAAGAAAAATACGAAGAATAATTAATAGAATGATTACAGGTTATAATGAAAGATATGTTTCTGTTGCTGATATAAAACAAGAACTGATTAAAAAAGGATTATGTAAAGAAATTACTACTCAACTTCTTACACCTGGAATTGAAACAGCAGATCCTCTAGTGAATGACGTCGGTTATGAAACAGGATTTGGTTTTGCAATGAATATAATCGAACCGAGTATGCCTCCGCATCAATATGCTCATATAGTTAGAGCAAAAAGAATAGCTAAGTCTACTCCTGATGGGCCACGCTATGTCAGAGTTGAAATAGAAAGATATGGTCCTATAGATGATTTCTCAAGTGGTTGGGAATTAAGTAATAATGTAAAAACTAAAATAGATTGGAAAGTAGTTTATGATGCGAGTACTGATAAGCCCATAGATCTAAAAAAGATAGAATCTGAATTAAAAGCTCAAGCAAGACGTCAAGGACACGAAATACCAAATTACGTAACAAATGACATAGGATATGCAATTGAGTTAAGTAATTCGAGCATGATATCAAATGATGGTAAACCATCTCTAACAAAAAGACCAGCTTACTGATTCTCTACAATAAATTCGACCCAAAACCTTTATAAACAATCACTTAATCCAAGATACTACCCGAGTCAATGGCAGGATTATTAAGAATGATCCACAAGTCCAGTACAAGGCGCAAGGGTGTAACCTACACTTTCGTTCTTGGGATAAAAGCCTAACTCTAAAACTAATATAAACTGATATATATGGCAGATACCTTCAAACACATCATAAGAATTGTTAATACAGATTTAGATGGTAAGAAATCCATTTACATGGCACTGCAAAAAATCCGCGGTATTGGATTTATGTATGCTCATGCTATCTGTAAAGTAACTAATATTGACAAAGCTGCTAAAGCAGGAAATCTTTCTGATCAACAAATTGCGAAGCTTGAGCAAGTACTTAAGACGCCGTTTCAATTTGAAATTCCTTTATGGATGGTTAATCGAAGGCATGATTATGAAGAAGGCTATGATAGGCATTTAGTAACAGGCGATTTAAAGTTTGTTCAGGAAAATGATAAGCGACGATTGCAAAAGATAAGATCATACCGTGGAGCGCGACACGCTGCCGGCTTACCAGTGCGAGGTCAACGCACCAAATCAAACTTCAGAAAGAACAAAGGTAAAGTACAGGGAGTTATAAAGAAAGCAGTAAAAGCGCCTGCAGCTGAAGAAGGTAAAAAGAAAGGCAAGGACTAAACAATGGGAGATCCTAAAAAACCAAGGAAAAAGTACCAAGGCCCTTCTCATCCATGGCAAAAACAAAGAATTATTGATGAGAAGGAATTAGTCATAGCTTATGGCTTAAAAAATAAACAAGAGCTTTGGAAAATGGGAACCCTTGTTAAACAAATTGCTGCTAAAGCCAAGAGAGTTATCGCAAGGACCGGTGAACAAGCAACTAAAGAAGAAAAACAGCTTATTGAAAAATTAGTCCGACTTGGATTGCTGCAGAGTACTGCTAAAATTGATGATGTTCTTGGACTCACTTTGAAGAATATTCTCGAGAGAAGATTACAAACATTAGTGTTCAAAAAAAATATGGCGCGTTCAATAAAACAAGCCAGGCAATTTATCACGCATAGGCATGTAAAAGTAAGCGGAAAGAAGATTACTTCTCCTAGTTATCTTGTTCCTCTCGACCAGGAACAGGGAATTATATTTTCAGAAACATCAACATTGCAAAGCGAGGAGCATCCTGAAAGAACACCAATCTCCAAAGCTCCCGTTGAAAAAACAGAAGTAAAGGTAAACAACCATGAAACCAGAACATAGGCAAGAAAGAACTCCTGAACAAGCTGACAACAGAGAACAGCGAGGAGATAGAGACAACATGAGACCTCGAAGGCAATTATGTTGGGGAATTGCACATGTTTATTCATCGTATAATAATACTATTATTCATGTTACTGATATTACTGGCACAGAATCATTGGCGTTAAGCAGCGGCGGTCAAGTTGTAAAATCACATCGTATGGAGTCATCTCCTACTGCTGCAATGATTGCTGCTAAAAGAGTAGCAGAAAAAGCTATGGAAAAAGGCGTCAATGCTATTCATGTTAAAATTAAAGCACCGGGGGGTCATAACGGCCCTAATAATCCTGGGCCTGGAGCGCAGGCTGCAATTAGAGCATTATCACGTATGGGTTTGAAAATAGGTATTATTGAAGATGTAACTCCTTTGCCGCATGATGGATGCAGAAAAAAAGGCGGAAAACGAGGAAGAAGGGTATGAGCATGGAAATTACTGACGTAAATTATGCAAAAGATAAAACTCAAGTGTCCTTTGTCATAAAAGGTACAACACCGAATTATGTTAATACTATCCGAAGGCTTATTATTAATAATGTTCCGACGATGGCAATCCATGAAGTTGAATTGAGAAAAAATAGTTCATCGTTGTATGATGAAGTGATAGGCCATCGTTTAGGATTAGTTCCTTTAAAGACAGATTTGGGATCATATGAAGTTCCAAAATCGCCTGAAGATCTAGAAAAAGCACAATGCCATGTTAAATTAACCTTAAAAACAAAAGGACCTTGCCTTGTGTATGCTTCAGACCTTAAATCAAAAGATCCTAAAATAGTTCCTGTGTATCCAAAAATGGTACTAGCAAAGTTGCTTGATGGTCAGGAACTAGAATTAGAAGCTACCGCAGTTTTAGGTTATGGCAAAGATCATATTAAATGGTCTCCAGGAATAGCATGGTATACTTTCGAACCATTAATCAAAGTCAATAATGGAAGCAAGCATTTTGATGAATTCAAAAATAAATATCCTCCTCAGGCATTTGATAAATCTGGAAAACTAGATAAGCAATTAATAATTGAAAATAATGTTGTTGATGCATGTGTTGGGGTTTGTGATGATGTCGTTGCTATTGAATACAACAAAGACAACTTTCTCTTTCATATTGAATCATTTGGGCAGTTACCTTGCAAAGAGATCTTAACTGCTGCTGTTGAATCGTATAACCAAATGGTAGATGAATTAAACAATACGATTAAGGGACTGGAAAAATGAAAACAAATCCTTATTTACAGAAATTAATTCCAGAATTGAAAAAGCTTTCAAACATGCAGAAAGTAAATATCTGGAAGCGAATAGCTCATGAGTTAGAAAGCTCAACTAGTAAACAACGAGAAGTTAATCTTGGTCATCTAGACAAACACACAAAAAATAATGAAACAGTGATAGTTCCTGGAAAAGTGCTTGGCGCAGGCGAGCTGCAGCATCCTGTAACCATTGCTGCATTCAAATATTCAGCAGCTGCTAAAGAAAAGCTGTTAAAAACTAAATGCACGGTCTATTCCATTGAAGAATTATTGCAAAAAAATCCGAAAGGAAGTAATGTGAGGATACTAGGATAATGAAAACGGTTATAGACGCTCAGGATTTAATTTTAGGAAGAATGGCAACAAAGATTGCCAAAAGAGCACTGCTCGGGGAAGAGGTAATTGTAGTCAACTGTGAACTAGCAGTTATTAGCGGGAAAAAAGCTGATATTATTGCACATTACAAAAAAAAATTTGCGCGCGGAGTGCATACAAAAGGTCCTTTTTTTCCGCGGCAGCCTGAACGAATGGTACGAAGGATTATTAGGGGTATGCTGCCATGGAAAAGAGCAAAAGGAAGAGAAGCTTTTAAGCGTGTTATGTGTTATATGGGTATACCTGAAGAATTTAGAACCATGGAAATTGAAACTATAAAAGAAGCGCATATCAATCGATTAAAAACGATGGGAATGATGCGAATAAAAGAAGTATGCTCATTAATGGGTGCTAAACTATGAGTAAATCAGTTCATACATCGGGAAAAAGAAAACGCGCTATTGCACGTGCAACCTTATGTGAAGGAAAATGCCGCATAAAAGTAAACAATTTACAGCTTGATCATTATGGAACAAGTTTAATCAGAATGAAAATCACCGAGCCATTAGTCTTAGCAGAAAAATTAGGTGAAAATCTTGATATTCACGTCAGAGTGCAGGGAGGCGGCGTAATGGCGCAAGCTGAAGCTAGCCGTCTTGCTATTGCGCGGGCATTAGTTGAATATACAAAAAGCAGTGCTTTAAAACAAACATTTTTGGATTATGATCGGCATTTGCTTGTGGCAGATATACGAAGAAAAGAAGCTTGCAAACCTAACGATTCTAAAGCTCGAGCAAAGAGACAGAAAAGCTATCGATAAACAAATACAGAGGAAAAAACATGATCATACCTATACGTTGTTTGAGTTGCGGCAAACCTGTTGCACATTTATGGGAAGAATACACTGAACGCACTGAATCAGGTGAAGACCGAAAAAAGATATTAGATTCATTAGGGTTAAAAAGATATTGCTGCAGAGCATTGTTCCTTGGTCATATTGATTTAATCGATACTACGGGGCAATTTAAGAAGTTTTAATTTATTATATTCTCTTAAACTTATATATTCTCCATCATAATAAACTTTTTATATTATCTATCGCACTATATTCTGGAAAGTCTGATTCTTTCCTTATATTGATAAATTAATAAAGAGGAAACTTATTATGAACCAAATTTCAGAAGCGCTTTCCTATGACGATGTTTTGATTAAGCCGAAATTCTCCACTATATACTCTCGCGGAGATGTAGACACATCGTCATTTCTTACTAAAAAAATTAAATTAAACATGCCGATTGTCAGCGCAAATATGGATAAAGTGACTGAAGCTAAAATGGCTATTGCCATGGCAAGAAAAGGAGGCATTGGCATTATTCATCGTTTTCTTACCAAAGAACAGCAAGTAAAAGAAGTTGAAATAGTAAAACGCTCGATGGGATTTATCATAGAAAAGCCATACACTATTACCGCAGACAAGACATTGCAAGAAGTTTATACCTTAGTCCAAGGAGAGGTTGGCAAAGGTGTTGTTGTTGTAGATGAACAGCAGAAGGTTCAAGGGATTGTTTCAGCGCGAGATATGATTTTCCAAGATTATCCGCAGGTAAAAGTATATGAAGTTATGACAAGAAAAGATGATTTAGTAACAGCAAGAGAAGGCATTAGCCTAGAAGAAGCGCAGCAAATTATGTATAAACATCGTATAGAAAAATTGCCGTTGGTTGATAGTGAGGGCAAATTAAAAGGATTAGTCACTAGCAAAGACTTGGTCAAGAGAATTAAATATCCTGAATCTGCAAAAGATGATAAAGGAAGGCTTTTAGTAGGAGCTGCAATTGGTGTACGAGGAGATTACAAAGAAAGAACAGAAGCATTATTAGAAGCAAATTGCGATGTGATGGTCATAGACATTGCTCATGGTCATTCAGATAATGTAATCTCAGTTATTCAAGAATTAAGGAAAAACTTTGGCGATATTCAAATAGTTGCTGGAAATGTTGCATCAGCTCAAGGTGCAGAAGATTTGATAGCAGCAGGCGTTGACTGTGTAAAGGTTGGTGTTGGTCCAGGAGCTGCATGTACCACAAGGCTAGTTACTGGCTGTGGTGTACCACAATTAACCGCTGTTCTCGAGTGTGGAGAAATCGCGAAAAAATATGGCGTTCCTATCATAGCAGATGGCGGGATTAAACAATCCGGTGATATGGTCAAAGCAATTGGCGCTGGCGCTGAAACAGTCATGATAGGGAGCATGTTAGCGGGAACTTCGCAAAGTCCTGGTGAAATTTTATTAAGAAACGGCCAAAGGATTAAATTATACAGGGGCATGGCATCAGTTGATGCTACGTTAGCTCGGCAAACAAAGGAATCTGGGTTTAATCTGGCAAAAAGAACGGCAAAGGAGATTGTCGCTGAAGGTGTTGAAGCAGTTGTTTTGTTCAAAGGAGATGTTGATGATATATTAAACCAATTGATGGGTGGCTTACGTTCAGGGATGAGTTATGTCGGTGCAAAAACAATTAAAGAACTCCAAGAAAAAGCAGAATTTGTTAAAATCACATCAGCAGGCATGCGTGAATCAAAACCACATGATATTCAAGTGCATGATTGAAATATACACTATATGAGGATGATACTATGAAAACAAATAAAAGATTGCAACAAATAATCATTATTGTGATAGTATGTATTCCATTTATTTTTTTAATAAGTTGCAGCCAAAAACAAGTTCCACTAAGTGAAGCTGTAACACCAATACCAACTATTGAACAGCCAATAGAAAAAATTGAAACAAAAACAGTAGAAAATACTAGTAACAGCGAAATAATAACAGAAATAAAACAATCTGAACCAATAATACAAAAACCTAAACAAACTCCACTGGTAGTTACCATTAAAAAACAAAACAGCGAAAAAACAATGGTAAATGAATCAACAAACAAAGAGTTTGTCATCAGTGCAGATGAAAAACAATTCAATCCAGATAGTATTACCGTAAAAAAAGGCAGCAAAGTTAAAATTAATTTTAATTTTAATGATGATCATATTTATTTTGGTGGTTTAGATATTAAAAGCGAGTATTTCAACCTAAAATACAAAAAATCAGACAAGATCAAAACAAAAACAGTAGAGTTTACCGCTGAAAAAACATTCAGCTATAGTGGCTATTGGCCGGCAACAAATGCAAAGAAAGCATCGGGTAAAATAGTAGTAGAATAATTACCTACGATCAAGATATATAGATTCTTTTATATTTCTATACTTAGTTGTCTAGGCTTCATCCAAAAAATGGCTGCCGCCAGGTTAGCGCCTTCGAAACTTCGCTTATTTCAATCGCATAATCGGTCACGCTCCGAAGGAGCTAAATATAATCCCGACTAAAGATCGGGATTATAAGACTTGCGTAAAGCAAGATGAAGCCCGTTGTCTAATAAACTTTATAAACCATATATTTCTACACAAAACAATGGCTTTGAATACCAGGGAACTAGAAAAAAAGTGGATTAAAAAATGGGAAGAAGCTAAGATCTTTGAAGCAGACCCTGATAAAAGAAAAAAGTTCTTTGTTAATGCTCCCTATCCTTATGTTAATTCTTATCCTCATATAGGGCATCTTTACACTTATATGCGGACAGAAGCTTTTGCACGGTATAAACGTCATCAGGGATTTAACGTATTATTTCCACAAGGATTTCATGCAACTGGAAGTCCTATTGTCAGCGCTGCTCAACGTGTCAGAGAAAAAGAACCAAAGCAATTACAATTATTAAAAGATGTTGGTATTCAGGAAAGAGATTTTTCAAAATTTGAAAAATCTGAATACTGGGTAGAATTTTTTGAGCCTGAATTTGTTAAAGACTTCAAAAACATGGGATTTTCCATAGACTGGCGAAGAACATTTCATACAACCTCATTAAATCCACATTATGATAAATTCATTAGATGGCAATTCTTGAAACTATTGGAAAAAGGCTATGTTGTTAAAGAGCCATTCCCTGTTGTGTGGGATCCCATAGATAATTGTCCTGTTGGTGATCATGATAGATGTGAAGGAGAGGGAGAAACACCTCAAGAATTTCTCCTAGTGAAACATAAACTTGAAGATAACAAGTTTATTATCTCTGCAACATTACGGCCAGATACTATTCTTGGTATTACTAATTTATATGTTAATCCAAATGTAATTTATCAGCTTATTCAAGTAACAATAAATGAAAAAGATGTACAATGGATACTAGGAAAAGCAGCTTTGCACAGATTAGAACAACAGGGTTGGAAAGTTAAAAAAATAGGAGAAATTAATGGTAAAGATTTAATAGGTAAAGAAACAGAAGAATTTGGAGGATATAAAGTTCCTATCCTACCAGCGGCGTTTCTCAATCAAGATTTTGGTACTGGTTTAGTGCATTCAGTTCCTTCTGATTCTGCTGATGATTTAATTGCATTGTATGATTTGCAAAAGAACGAAGAACTTTGTAAAAAATACGGATTAAACTATGGACAAGTAAAAGAGATTAAAGTCATTGAATGTGTCGAAACACCTGGAATTGGCGGAAATCCAGCAGATTATTTCTTGAAAAAATACAACGTAACTTCACAGCAACAAAGAGATAAACTTGAAAATATAAAAAAGGAAATGTACAAACTCAGCTTTTACACAGCAAAGCTCGGCAAAAAATATACTAAAAAATATTTCTCCAAAAGCTATGTTGGATTAAAAGTTGAAGATCATAAAGCAGAAATACAGGAAGAAATCATAAAAAAAGGATGGGCGCATACGTATTACCAACTTAGCAACAAAGTCATCTCAAGAACTTTGCACGAATGCGTGGTCAAAATAGTTGACGATCAATGGTTTATCGCCTACGGCAATGAAAAGTGGAAGAGACAAGTCCACAAGGCATTCAAGAAAATGAAATTGTATCCAGAAAAAGTCCGTCCGCAGTTTGACTATGTTATTGATTGGCTCAAAAATTGGGCATGTACACGAGAGCATGGTTTAGGAACAAGATTGCCTTGGGATGATAAATGGCTCATTGAATCATTATCAGATTCAACCATTTACATGGCGTATTATACCATTGTTTATCATTTAGAAAAGATGCCCATTGAAGAAGTGAATGATGAGTTATTTGATTATGTTTTTCTTGGAGAAGGCA
Coding sequences within it:
- the leuS gene encoding leucine--tRNA ligase, encoding MALNTRELEKKWIKKWEEAKIFEADPDKRKKFFVNAPYPYVNSYPHIGHLYTYMRTEAFARYKRHQGFNVLFPQGFHATGSPIVSAAQRVREKEPKQLQLLKDVGIQERDFSKFEKSEYWVEFFEPEFVKDFKNMGFSIDWRRTFHTTSLNPHYDKFIRWQFLKLLEKGYVVKEPFPVVWDPIDNCPVGDHDRCEGEGETPQEFLLVKHKLEDNKFIISATLRPDTILGITNLYVNPNVIYQLIQVTINEKDVQWILGKAALHRLEQQGWKVKKIGEINGKDLIGKETEEFGGYKVPILPAAFLNQDFGTGLVHSVPSDSADDLIALYDLQKNEELCKKYGLNYGQVKEIKVIECVETPGIGGNPADYFLKKYNVTSQQQRDKLENIKKEMYKLSFYTAKLGKKYTKKYFSKSYVGLKVEDHKAEIQEEIIKKGWAHTYYQLSNKVISRTLHECVVKIVDDQWFIAYGNEKWKRQVHKAFKKMKLYPEKVRPQFDYVIDWLKNWACTREHGLGTRLPWDDKWLIESLSDSTIYMAYYTIVYHLEKMPIEEVNDELFDYVFLGEGKSKSFAWDEMRDEFNYWYPFDFRNSGKDLIQNHLAFCVFNHTAIFPEQYWPKGFGCNGWVTVDGEKMSKSKGNIIALRDMPEKFSVDSARFTILSGGESLDDPNWDSNFARSIIGKLEQFHNFCITNYNKGRKEFNDADTWMESQLNEIIDDTAKAMEETLFRTATQRCFFDLQKKLRWYLRRTNNHPNKELLNKIIESQLLMLAPFTPFICEETWEKLGKKEYISLTLWPKVDRTKIDKKLDNYEEAVEKVIDDIASVMKIARIEKPKKITLFVADPWKYILFDYLNVIIKKTRNPGEVLKEVLALPELKKYHDQIKKLVPKLVMSGKISFFMEKPEDELKLLKKNKEFFEKEFGCAFEFMLAEKSEHIKALNALPEKPAILIE